The following are encoded together in the Rhinopithecus roxellana isolate Shanxi Qingling chromosome 5, ASM756505v1, whole genome shotgun sequence genome:
- the ISLR gene encoding immunoglobulin superfamily containing leucine-rich repeat protein, with protein sequence MQELHLLWWAVLLGLAQACPEPCDCGEKYGFQIADCAYRDLEAVPPGFPANVTTLSLSANRLPGLPEGAFREVPLLQSLWLAHNEIRTVAAGALASLSHLKSLDLSHNLISDFAWSDLHNLSGLQLLKMDSNELTFIPRDAFRSLRALRSLQLNHNRLHTLAEGTFTPLTALSHLQINDNPFDCTCGIVWLKTWALATAVSIPEQDNIACTSPHVLKGTPLSRLPPLPCSAPSVQLSYQPSQDGAELRPGFVLALHCDVDGQPAPQLHWHIQIPSGIVEITSPNVGTDGRALPGTPAVSSQPRFQAFANGSLLIPDFGKLEEGTYSCLATNELGSAESSVDVALATPGEGGEDTLGRRFHGKAVEGKGCYTVDNEVQPSGPEDNVVIIYLSRAGNPEAAVAEGVPGQLPPGLLLLGQSLLLLLFLTSF encoded by the coding sequence ATGCAGGAGCTGCATCTGCTCTGGTGGGCGGTTCTCCTGGGCCTGGCACAGGCCTGCCCTGAGCCCTGCGACTGTGGGGAAAAGTATGGCTTCCAGATTGCCGACTGTGCCTACCGCGACCTGGAGGCCGTGCCGCCTGGCTTCCCGGCCAATGTGACTACACTGAGCCTGTCGGCCAACCGGCTGCCAGGCTTGCCAGAGGGTGCCTTCAGGGAGGTGCCCCTGCTGCAATCGCTGTGGCTGGCACACAATGAGATCCGCACGGTGGCCGCCGGTGCCCTGGCCTCTCTGAGCCATCTCAAGAGCCTGGACCTCAGCCACAATCTCATCTCTGACTTTGCCTGGAGCGACCTGCACAACCTCAGTGGCCTCCAATTGCTCAAGATGGACAGCAACGAGCTGACCTTCATCCCCCGCGATGCCTTCCGCAGCCTCCGTGCTCTGCGCTCGCTGCAACTCAACCACAACCGCTTGCACACATTGGCCGAGGGCACCTTCACCCCGCTCACCGCGCTGTCCCACCTGCAGATCAACGACAACCCCTTCGACTGCACCTGCGGCATAGTGTGGCTCAAGACATGGGCCCTGGCCACGGCAGTGTCCATCCCGGAGCAGGACAACATCGCCTGCACCTCACCCCATGTGCTCAAGGGCACACCGCTGAGCCGCCTGCCACCACTGCCATGCTCGGCACCCTCAGTGCAGCTCAGCTACCAACCCAGCCAGGATGGTGCCGAGCTGCGGCCTGGCTTCGTGCTGGCGCTGCACTGTGATGTGGATGGGCAGCCGGCCCCTCAGCTTCACTGGCACATCCAGATACCCAGCGGCATTGTGGAGATCACCAGCCCCAATGTGGGCACTGACGGGCGTGCCCTGCCCGGCACCCCTGCGGTCAGCTCCCAGCCGCGCTTCCAGGCCTTTGCCAATGGCAGCCTGCTTATCCCCGACTTTGGCAAGCTGGAGGAAGGCACCTACAGCTGCCTGGCCACCAATGAGCTGGGCAGTGCTGAGAGCTCAGTGGACGTGGCACTGGCCACACCCGGCGAGGGTGGTGAGGACACACTAGGGCGCAGGTTCCATGGCAAAGCAGTTGAGGGAAAGGGCTGCTATACGGTTGACAATGAGGTGCAGCCATCAGGGCCGGAGGACAATGTGGTCATCATCTACCTCAGCCGTGCTGGGAACCCTGAGGCTGCAGTCGCAGAAGGGGTCCCTGGGCAGCTGCCCCCAGGCCTGCTCCTGCTGGGCCAaagcctcctcctccttctcttcctcaccTCCTTCTAG